One genomic segment of Buchnera aphidicola (Anoecia oenotherae) includes these proteins:
- the rpsJ gene encoding 30S ribosomal protein S10, with amino-acid sequence MQNQRIRIRLKAFDHRLIDQSTAEIVETAKRTGAQVRGPIPLPTRKERFTILVSPHVNKDARDQYEIRTHKRLIDIVEPTEKTVDALMRLDLAAGVDVQISLS; translated from the coding sequence ATGCAGAACCAAAGAATTCGTATTCGTCTTAAGGCTTTTGATCATCGTCTAATTGATCAATCTACAGCTGAGATAGTAGAAACAGCTAAAAGAACAGGAGCTCAAGTTCGAGGTCCTATTCCTTTACCAACGAGAAAAGAAAGATTTACTATTTTAGTATCTCCGCATGTTAATAAAGATGCTCGTGATCAGTACGAAATTAGGACACATAAAAGATTAATTGATATCGTTGAACCTACTGAAAAAACTGTAGATGCATTAATGCGGTTAGATTTAGCTGCTGGTGTAGATGTTCAAATTAGCTTAAGTTAA
- the tuf gene encoding elongation factor Tu produces the protein MAKEKFERSKPHINVGTIGHVDHGKTTLTAAITTVLSKKYGGTARAFDQIDNAPEEKARGITINTSHVEYDTEKRHYAHVDCPGHADYIKNMITGAAQMDGAILVVAATDGPMPQTREHILLGRQVGVPYILVFLNKCDMVDDEELLELVEMEVRDLLTQYDFPGDSTPIIRGSALKALEGDAKWEEKIIELTDFLDSYIPEPKRAIEQPFLLPIEDVFSISGRGTVVTGRVERGIIKIGDEVEIVGIKPTSKTICTGVEMFRKLLDEGRAGENVGVLLRGTKREDIERGQILSKPGSILPHVKFTAKVYVLSKDEGGRHTAFLKGYRPQFYFRTTDVTGSIELLGSVEMVMPGDNVEMVVTLIHPIAMEEGLRFAIREGGKTVGAGVVSKVMS, from the coding sequence GTGGCTAAAGAAAAGTTTGAACGTTCTAAACCGCATATAAACGTAGGTACTATCGGTCACGTAGATCATGGTAAAACTACTTTAACAGCAGCTATTACAACAGTTTTATCTAAAAAATATGGAGGTACGGCTCGTGCTTTTGATCAAATAGATAATGCACCTGAAGAAAAAGCAAGAGGTATTACTATCAATACTTCCCATGTAGAGTATGATACTGAAAAGCGTCACTATGCTCATGTAGATTGTCCTGGACATGCTGATTATATAAAAAATATGATTACTGGAGCAGCACAAATGGATGGCGCAATTTTAGTAGTAGCAGCTACAGATGGACCTATGCCTCAAACTAGAGAACATATTTTATTAGGACGTCAAGTAGGAGTTCCTTATATATTAGTTTTTTTAAATAAATGTGATATGGTAGATGATGAAGAATTATTAGAATTAGTAGAAATGGAAGTTAGAGATCTATTAACACAATATGATTTTCCAGGAGATAGCACTCCTATTATTAGAGGATCCGCTTTAAAAGCATTAGAAGGAGATGCAAAGTGGGAAGAAAAAATTATTGAATTAACAGATTTTTTAGATTCATATATTCCAGAGCCAAAGCGTGCTATTGAGCAACCTTTTTTATTACCAATAGAAGATGTTTTTTCTATTTCTGGAAGAGGAACTGTTGTTACTGGAAGAGTAGAAAGAGGTATTATTAAAATTGGAGATGAAGTAGAAATAGTTGGAATCAAACCAACGAGCAAAACGATTTGTACTGGTGTTGAAATGTTTAGAAAATTATTAGATGAAGGTAGAGCAGGAGAAAATGTTGGTGTATTATTAAGAGGTACAAAACGTGAAGATATAGAACGTGGTCAAATTTTATCAAAACCGGGTTCTATTTTACCTCATGTTAAATTTACAGCTAAAGTTTATGTATTATCTAAAGATGAAGGAGGAAGGCATACAGCTTTTTTAAAAGGATATAGACCTCAATTTTATTTTAGAACTACTGATGTAACTGGTTCAATTGAACTTTTAGGTTCAGTAGAAATGGTTATGCCTGGAGATAATGTAGAAATGGTGGTTACTTTAATTCATCCAATCGCAATGGAAGAAGGATTGCGTTTTGCTATAAGAGAAGGAGGAAAAACTGTGGGTGCTGGAGTAGTTTCTAAAGTGATGAGTTAA
- the fusA gene encoding elongation factor G: MARITPIIHYRNIGISAHIDAGKTTTTERILFYTGINHKIGEVHDGAATMDWMEQEQERGITITSAATTTFWSGMANQFKPHRINIIDTPGHVDFTIEVERSMRVLDGVVMVYCAVGGVQPQSETVWRQANKYKVPRIAFVNKMDRMGADFLKVVEQIKVRLGANPVPLQLSIGKEENFTGLIDLIKMKAISWNGEDQGITFKYENIPVDMQVIADKWRQHLIEAAVEEDEFLMNKYLNNQYISEKEIKNCLRKRALKNEIMLVTCGSAFKNKGVQALLDAIIEYLPSPLDVVKLEKELKNDNKNTRHNNIISNNIDSLDKKSFSALAFKIANDPFVGNLTFFRVYSGIVRSGDTIFNSVKDQKERLGRIVQMHANKREEIKEVYAGDIAAAIGLKNVTTGDTLCDQNNPVVLEKMEFPEPVISIAVEPKTKSDQERMGSALARLAKEDPSFRVHVDIESNQTIISGMGELHLEIIVDRMKREFNVDANIGKPQVAYREAIKKRVNDVEGKHIKQSGGRGQYGHVVIDLFPLKDSDVNYTFINDIKGGVIPGEYISAIDKGIQEQLKSGPLVGYPVVGIGVRLHFGSYHDVDSSEIAFKLASSFAFKKAFNLANPILLEPIMKVEIETPEKYMGDVIGDLNRRRGHIEKMEDIMSAKFITAQVPLSEMFGYATDLRSQTQGRAVYSMEFLKYAEASKSTISSILDSRKK; this comes from the coding sequence ATGGCTCGTATAACACCTATTATACATTACCGTAATATTGGAATTAGTGCTCATATTGATGCTGGAAAAACTACAACTACAGAACGAATTTTATTTTATACAGGAATAAATCATAAAATAGGAGAAGTTCATGATGGAGCAGCTACTATGGATTGGATGGAGCAAGAACAAGAAAGAGGAATTACAATCACTTCTGCTGCTACTACAACGTTTTGGTCTGGAATGGCAAATCAGTTTAAACCACATAGAATAAATATTATTGATACGCCAGGACATGTTGATTTTACTATAGAAGTAGAAAGATCAATGAGAGTACTAGACGGAGTAGTAATGGTATATTGTGCAGTAGGAGGAGTTCAACCTCAATCTGAAACAGTATGGAGGCAGGCTAATAAATACAAGGTTCCACGCATTGCTTTTGTGAATAAAATGGATAGAATGGGAGCTGATTTTTTAAAAGTAGTAGAACAAATTAAAGTTAGATTAGGTGCTAATCCAGTTCCACTTCAACTTTCTATTGGAAAAGAAGAAAATTTTACAGGATTGATTGATTTAATAAAAATGAAAGCTATTAGTTGGAATGGAGAAGATCAAGGTATTACTTTTAAATATGAAAATATACCTGTAGATATGCAAGTTATTGCTGATAAATGGAGACAGCATTTGATCGAAGCAGCAGTAGAAGAAGATGAATTTTTGATGAATAAATATTTAAATAATCAATATATATCTGAAAAAGAAATAAAAAATTGTTTAAGAAAAAGGGCATTAAAAAATGAAATAATGTTAGTAACTTGTGGTTCTGCTTTTAAAAACAAAGGTGTACAAGCTTTATTAGATGCTATTATAGAATATTTACCTTCTCCTTTAGATGTTGTAAAGTTAGAAAAAGAATTAAAAAACGATAATAAGAATACTAGACACAATAACATTATTTCTAATAATATTGATTCTTTAGATAAAAAATCTTTTTCAGCTTTAGCTTTTAAAATAGCAAATGACCCGTTTGTTGGAAATTTAACGTTTTTTCGAGTTTATTCAGGGATTGTTCGTTCTGGAGATACTATTTTTAATTCTGTTAAAGATCAAAAAGAACGATTAGGTCGTATTGTTCAAATGCATGCAAATAAGAGAGAAGAAATAAAAGAAGTATATGCTGGAGATATAGCCGCTGCAATAGGTTTAAAAAATGTTACTACAGGCGATACTTTATGTGATCAGAACAATCCTGTTGTTTTGGAAAAAATGGAGTTTCCAGAACCAGTAATATCTATTGCAGTTGAACCTAAGACAAAATCTGATCAAGAAAGAATGGGTTCTGCATTAGCTCGTCTTGCGAAAGAAGATCCTTCATTTCGAGTACATGTTGATATTGAATCTAATCAAACTATTATATCAGGAATGGGAGAATTGCATTTAGAAATTATTGTAGACCGTATGAAACGTGAGTTTAATGTGGACGCTAATATAGGAAAACCTCAAGTTGCATATCGTGAAGCTATTAAAAAAAGAGTAAATGATGTAGAAGGAAAACATATTAAACAATCTGGAGGAAGAGGACAATATGGTCATGTAGTAATTGATTTATTTCCATTGAAAGATAGTGATGTAAATTATACATTTATTAATGACATCAAGGGAGGAGTAATTCCAGGGGAGTATATTTCGGCTATTGATAAAGGTATTCAAGAGCAGCTAAAATCAGGTCCTCTAGTTGGATATCCAGTAGTTGGAATTGGAGTTAGACTACATTTCGGCTCATACCACGATGTAGATTCTTCAGAAATTGCTTTTAAATTAGCATCTTCTTTTGCATTTAAAAAAGCTTTTAATTTAGCTAACCCAATTTTGTTAGAACCAATTATGAAAGTTGAAATAGAAACTCCAGAAAAATATATGGGAGATGTTATAGGAGATTTAAATAGAAGAAGGGGGCATATAGAAAAAATGGAAGATATAATGTCCGCAAAGTTTATAACAGCTCAAGTTCCTTTATCAGAAATGTTTGGATATGCAACTGATTTGCGTTCTCAAACACAAGGTAGAGCTGTTTATTCTATGGAATTTTTAAAGTATGCAGAAGCTTCAAAATCTACAATTTCTTCTATTTTAGATAGTAGAAAAAAATAA
- the rpsG gene encoding 30S ribosomal protein S7: MPRRRVVNNRKILPDPKFSSELLAKFINILMVNGKKSIAECIVYSALDKLSKKIGKKEIDAIEIAFENVRPVVEVKSRRVGGSTYQVPVEVRLVRRNALAMRWIISSARKRKDKSMTLRLFHELLDAIDNKGAAVRKREEVHKMAEANKAFAHYRW; the protein is encoded by the coding sequence ATGCCAAGAAGAAGAGTAGTAAATAATCGAAAAATTTTACCTGATCCAAAGTTTTCTTCTGAATTATTAGCTAAGTTTATTAATATATTAATGGTAAATGGAAAGAAATCTATTGCAGAATGTATTGTTTACAGTGCGTTAGATAAATTATCAAAAAAAATTGGAAAAAAAGAAATAGATGCTATTGAAATTGCTTTTGAAAATGTTCGTCCAGTAGTAGAAGTCAAATCACGTAGAGTAGGTGGTTCTACTTATCAAGTACCAGTTGAAGTTCGTTTAGTAAGGCGTAATGCTTTAGCTATGAGATGGATAATTTCATCAGCTAGAAAAAGAAAAGATAAATCTATGACATTACGTTTGTTTCATGAGTTGCTTGATGCTATAGATAATAAAGGAGCTGCAGTGAGAAAACGAGAAGAAGTGCATAAAATGGCTGAAGCTAATAAAGCATTTGCACATTATCGTTGGTAA
- the rpsL gene encoding 30S ribosomal protein S12 — MSTINQLVRKSRLYKSTKSNVPALNSCPQKRGVCIRVYTTTPKKPNSALRKVCRVRLTNGFEVTAYIGGEGHNLQEHSVILIRGGRVKDLPGVRYHVVRGSLDCAGVKERKTSRSKYGVKKNKS, encoded by the coding sequence ATGTCTACTATTAATCAGTTAGTGCGAAAGTCAAGGTTATATAAAAGTACTAAGAGTAATGTTCCAGCATTAAATAGTTGTCCTCAAAAAAGAGGAGTGTGTATTAGAGTATATACGACTACTCCTAAAAAACCTAATTCAGCATTAAGAAAAGTATGTAGAGTTCGTTTAACAAATGGATTTGAAGTTACTGCATATATAGGTGGAGAAGGGCATAATCTGCAAGAACATTCTGTAATATTAATAAGAGGTGGAAGAGTAAAAGATTTACCTGGAGTAAGATATCATGTAGTTAGAGGATCTTTAGATTGTGCCGGAGTAAAGGAAAGAAAGACTAGTAGATCAAAATATGGAGTCAAAAAAAATAAATCTTAA
- the tusB gene encoding sulfurtransferase complex subunit TusB, whose protein sequence is MKSPYFIDLDTMFLMVDLNDDIIMLQDGVIFAVDENFVLTYKSYINIIYILKEDLEARGLKNINSSFKVINYIQFVQLTFKHTTQMNW, encoded by the coding sequence ATGAAGTCCCCATATTTTATCGATTTAGATACTATGTTTTTAATGGTAGATTTAAATGATGACATTATTATGTTGCAAGATGGAGTGATTTTTGCAGTAGATGAAAATTTTGTTTTAACTTATAAAAGTTATATAAATATTATATATATTTTAAAGGAAGATTTAGAAGCTCGGGGTTTGAAAAATATTAATTCTAGTTTTAAAGTTATAAATTACATACAATTTGTACAGCTTACGTTTAAACATACCACACAAATGAATTGGTAA
- the tusC gene encoding sulfurtransferase complex subunit TusC, whose product MNNIAFVFSHLPYGTSNGQEGLNAALALSSFTNKIGLFFINDGVLQLSKQQNSKNIFFYKYTHAFRIFSIYCEKKCYLHLESVNKRGIFFFDDFLVNIEVLNTLSFKKKLNSFNCIVNF is encoded by the coding sequence ATGAATAATATAGCTTTTGTTTTTTCTCATCTTCCCTATGGAACTTCTAATGGTCAAGAAGGTTTAAATGCTGCTTTAGCATTATCTTCATTTACTAATAAAATAGGGCTTTTTTTTATAAATGACGGAGTACTTCAATTATCTAAACAGCAGAATTCTAAAAATATTTTTTTTTATAAATATACTCATGCATTTCGCATTTTTTCAATTTATTGCGAAAAAAAGTGTTATTTACATTTAGAATCTGTTAATAAGCGAGGGATATTTTTTTTTGATGACTTTTTAGTTAATATAGAAGTATTAAATACTTTATCCTTTAAAAAAAAATTAAATAGTTTTAATTGCATCGTAAATTTTTAG
- the tusD gene encoding sulfurtransferase complex subunit TusD, with product MKYVYTVMVTSSLYSSQNSMSSFIFSRTVISLGHNIYSVFFYGDGVFNGVTTSSMKNVHYVNIEEEWRKLHDTHNVRLYLCINSLIQRGVIKKNTNLSKEKNTKNISKAFSIVGFSRFLKSVKKSHRFIQF from the coding sequence ATGAAATATGTTTATACAGTAATGGTAACTTCTTCGTTGTATAGTTCACAAAATTCCATGAGTTCTTTTATTTTTTCTAGAACTGTTATTAGTTTAGGACATAATATATACAGTGTATTTTTTTATGGTGATGGTGTTTTTAATGGAGTTACTACTAGTAGCATGAAAAATGTACATTATGTAAATATAGAAGAAGAATGGAGAAAATTACATGATACACATAATGTGAGATTATATTTGTGTATAAATTCATTAATACAACGTGGAGTAATAAAGAAAAATACTAATTTAAGTAAAGAAAAAAATACAAAAAATATTTCAAAAGCATTTTCTATTGTAGGTTTTAGTAGGTTTTTGAAATCAGTTAAAAAGTCTCATCGTTTTATACAATTTTAA